The proteins below come from a single Candidatus Thermoplasmatota archaeon genomic window:
- a CDS encoding 4Fe-4S binding protein: protein MLDVSIYLIREVFHSVKRQIKIYVSRCIFCSQCNDVCPVNCLHMSKEFMLADTDRLSDNLIVE, encoded by the coding sequence ATGTTGGACGTTAGTATCTATTTGATAAGGGAAGTTTTTCATTCTGTAAAAAGACAAATAAAGATATACGTCAGCAGGTGCATATTCTGCAGCCAGTGCAATGATGTTTGTCCCGTCAATTGCCTACATATGAGCAAGGAATTCATGCTCGCTGATACAGACAGGCTGAGCGATAATCTGATTGTGGAATAA
- a CDS encoding VCBS repeat-containing protein has translation MKKEHLLKVSLVVGIFCLLGIFYISHVMLCSKDSTDGSILTIKVEPINNMNISFFDGYRVAGFDNTHRALGVTSADFNNDGNMDFAVSYAVKGKGQRISIFLNDGNLSFTKKDVYVFSYSEIDDLDSGDYDNDGDVDLMFTHNEHEWHDGICYNMNGTIKLLFNDGNNCFTKEKIIARRGTGIIGDDEARINPQLSSADYDMDGDIDLLVGDNSGKVEFYLNDGRGNFTAQGVIHDFGRGSWGLASADFDNDGDIDFIVDAENEETPGYGHYYLKRNNVSSGCFASGYGEIVGNLSTGTASLAPIDYDGDGDMDFVTGNIGCFYLFINGNTTYKSKYLGELPRNTGGIDVLVSGVLSSADFNNDGKEDFISGGSQGIVRLFISNIT, from the coding sequence ATGAAAAAAGAGCATTTGTTGAAAGTTAGTTTGGTTGTAGGAATATTTTGTCTATTGGGGATTTTTTATATCTCACACGTCATGTTGTGTAGCAAGGATTCGACCGATGGAAGCATCTTGACTATTAAGGTTGAACCAATAAACAATATGAATATCTCTTTCTTTGATGGTTATAGAGTTGCCGGATTTGATAATACTCATAGGGCACTTGGTGTAACTTCTGCGGATTTCAACAATGATGGCAATATGGATTTTGCTGTCTCATATGCAGTTAAAGGAAAAGGACAGAGAATCTCCATTTTTTTAAACGATGGTAATCTAAGTTTTACCAAGAAGGATGTTTATGTTTTTAGTTATTCAGAGATAGACGATTTGGATTCCGGTGATTATGATAACGATGGTGATGTTGATCTAATGTTTACGCACAATGAACATGAATGGCACGATGGCATATGCTATAATATGAACGGTACAATTAAATTATTATTCAACGATGGAAACAATTGTTTTACAAAGGAAAAAATTATCGCTCGGCGGGGTACAGGAATTATTGGTGATGATGAAGCAAGAATTAACCCGCAGCTCAGCTCGGCCGACTATGATATGGATGGTGACATTGATCTCTTAGTAGGTGATAACAGCGGTAAAGTCGAGTTTTATTTGAACGATGGGAGAGGAAATTTTACAGCTCAGGGAGTAATACACGACTTTGGAAGAGGAAGCTGGGGTCTTGCCTCTGCAGATTTCGATAACGATGGTGATATTGATTTTATCGTTGATGCTGAAAATGAAGAAACACCAGGTTATGGTCATTACTATTTAAAGCGGAATAATGTATCGTCAGGTTGTTTTGCAAGCGGATATGGAGAGATCGTCGGAAACCTTTCTACTGGAACTGCAAGTCTAGCACCAATTGATTATGATGGTGATGGTGATATGGATTTTGTTACAGGGAATATCGGTTGTTTTTATCTTTTTATTAATGGTAATACCACCTATAAATCCAAATATCTTGGGGAATTACCGCGAAATACTGGAGGCATTGATGTGTTGGTGAGTGGCGTGTTGAGCTCGGCGGATTTTAATAATGATGGAAAAGAAGATTTTATCTCTGGGGGAAGCCAAGGTATTGTCAGACTCTTTATTAGTAATATTACTTGA
- a CDS encoding winged helix-turn-helix domain-containing protein, producing the protein MSDEENALSLDKKAMKVLASESRIKILKRIDERKRRTVSQLSRDMNLDKSTVHKHLKQLVDAGFVNKLDGNNIWVYYQLTGKGKPWIGL; encoded by the coding sequence ATGAGTGATGAAGAAAACGCCTTGTCATTGGATAAAAAGGCGATGAAAGTATTGGCATCTGAAAGCAGAATAAAAATTTTGAAAAGGATCGATGAAAGGAAAAGGAGGACGGTGTCTCAACTCTCACGCGATATGAATTTAGACAAGTCGACTGTTCATAAACATCTCAAACAACTAGTGGATGCCGGATTTGTTAATAAATTAGATGGAAATAATATATGGGTCTATTATCAACTCACTGGTAAAGGAAAACCCTGGATTGGGCTATAG
- a CDS encoding CARDB domain-containing protein, whose protein sequence is MKGKGKILTMVLAALMTATIFASVLAANSDGQSTGYKPDMVVKDIWVTKHLSKWRVHADVKNIGPVYAGAQWTYFYKDYKESGEECLGNWYHALGFRPGITKYPYTPKFSMSGTQEINVIADFFDQVDESDETNNMRTEYITFS, encoded by the coding sequence ATGAAAGGAAAAGGGAAAATATTGACTATGGTGTTGGCTGCATTGATGACTGCAACAATATTTGCCAGCGTGCTAGCTGCGAATAGTGATGGCCAGAGTACAGGCTATAAACCAGATATGGTAGTAAAAGATATATGGGTAACGAAACATCTCAGCAAATGGAGGGTGCATGCAGACGTGAAAAATATCGGTCCAGTATATGCTGGGGCACAGTGGACATACTTTTACAAAGACTACAAGGAATCTGGCGAGGAATGCCTGGGAAACTGGTATCATGCTCTCGGTTTTAGGCCGGGCATAACCAAATATCCCTATACACCCAAATTCAGCATGTCGGGAACCCAAGAGATTAACGTAATAGCGGACTTCTTCGATCAAGTAGACGAAAGCGATGAAACCAACAACATGAGAACAGAGTACATTACCTTCAGTTAG
- a CDS encoding VCBS repeat-containing protein yields the protein MLANKYQIIQACVIATTFLVVVPNITGGGTPNMMGGDVEIDCPAHKIEAKNIKTTLFDYPLIDCFDRGEGEILHKTTLATASVMAFDYDNDGDMDFTANTLLYINHDGGYEAVEILEEDIQLRYGGTTHADFNNDGKEDFIAGGIEGVIRLFINNCSGQDGDPKFEMNEVANFSGHRGCAYGVTAADFNHDGNMDFAVSYSVNMDKNKIVIFYSDGNAGFIQKDVYIMESDNDEIGTIRDLESGDFDNDGDIDIIFTYDTTKWCGDLLINTQGVASILFNNGKNNFGNETTIAIRGCPILIGGRYVLLWKEFLTRIGFDRINPQLTSADYDMDGDIDFLWGDNSGKVEIFENDGTGNFTSSGRFIRGIIHDFGRASWGLDSADFDSDGDIDFIVVAANMKELRGYAYLKRNQIKQ from the coding sequence ATGCTAGCTAACAAGTATCAGATTATACAAGCCTGTGTGATAGCCACCACATTTCTTGTTGTTGTCCCCAACATAACAGGAGGAGGTACCCCCAACATGATGGGGGGTGACGTAGAAATCGATTGTCCAGCCCATAAAATAGAGGCGAAAAACATAAAGACTACTCTATTTGATTACCCCCTAATAGATTGTTTTGACAGGGGAGAGGGAGAGATTCTTCATAAAACAACTCTTGCTACTGCAAGCGTGATGGCATTCGATTATGATAATGATGGCGACATGGATTTTACTGCAAACACGTTATTATACATAAACCATGATGGAGGCTATGAAGCAGTAGAAATTTTAGAAGAAGATATTCAATTACGTTATGGAGGTACAACCCATGCTGATTTTAACAACGATGGAAAAGAAGATTTTATTGCGGGAGGAATCGAGGGAGTTATAAGACTTTTTATTAATAACTGTAGTGGGCAGGATGGCGATCCAAAGTTTGAAATGAATGAGGTTGCTAATTTCAGCGGACACAGAGGTTGTGCATATGGTGTAACCGCTGCTGATTTTAACCATGACGGCAATATGGATTTCGCCGTATCATATTCTGTCAACATGGACAAAAATAAGATTGTTATTTTCTACAGTGATGGAAACGCAGGATTTATACAAAAAGATGTTTATATCATGGAAAGCGATAACGATGAAATTGGAACCATCCGTGATCTGGAGTCAGGTGATTTTGATAACGATGGTGATATAGATATAATCTTTACATATGACACCACTAAATGGTGTGGGGATTTGCTTATCAATACTCAAGGTGTAGCGAGTATTTTATTTAATAACGGCAAGAATAATTTCGGTAACGAAACAACGATTGCAATACGTGGTTGTCCCATTCTTATAGGTGGGCGGTACGTTCTCCTCTGGAAGGAATTTCTAACGAGAATTGGCTTCGATAGGATTAATCCACAGCTTACCTCTGCCGATTATGATATGGACGGTGACATTGACTTTCTATGGGGGGATAACAGCGGCAAAGTTGAGATTTTTGAAAATGACGGAACGGGAAATTTCACCAGCTCTGGAAGATTTATACGGGGCATTATACACGACTTTGGGAGAGCGAGCTGGGGTCTTGATTCTGCTGATTTTGATAGCGATGGTGATATCGATTTTATTGTTGTGGCTGCCAACATGAAGGAGTTGCGGGGATACGCCTATCTTAAACGCAACCAGATTAAACAATAA